From Plodia interpunctella isolate USDA-ARS_2022_Savannah chromosome 18, ilPloInte3.2, whole genome shotgun sequence, a single genomic window includes:
- the LOC128677504 gene encoding cuticle protein 21-like, producing the protein MNSLLMIACLLTIAAQAVTSSPVDTSRYAFNYAVNDPHTRDKKAQWEVRNGDAVKGSYSLLEPDGGVRVVDYTADGLSGFNAIVKKTGPNLHPLPILPKIPLLHKVPLIDVPHVVPLIAPLNYGFGGAPLLPHSTSTILGPYSLPWDPITHSFGGWAPITGHATVFSKKWVKGKLYKWVTGPIPLTPGTKLVFRKKH; encoded by the exons ATGAATTCGCTGCTTATG ATCGCATGTCTACTGACGATTGCGGCACAGGCGGTAACGAGTTCACCAGTA GACACCTCACGATATGCATTCAACTATGCAGTAAACGATCCACACACGAGGGACAAGAAGGCGCAGTGGGAAGTCCGCAACGGGGACGCCGTCAAAGGCTCCTACTCGCTGCTCGAGCCTGACGGAGGCGTCCGAGTGGTCGACTACACAGCCGACGGCCTCAGCGGGTTCAACGCCATAGTCAAGAAGACTGGACCTAACCTCCACCCGCTCCCGATCTTACCGAAAATCCCCCTCCTACACAAAGTGCCATTGATTGATGTTCCACACGTTGTACCTTTAATAGCGCCCCTGAACTACGGCTTCGGTGGTGCTCCACTCCTCCCGCATTCTACTTCAACCATCCTCGGACCGTACAGCCTACCGTGGGATCCAATAACACACTCGTTCGGCGGCTGGGCGCCAATCACGGGCCATGCGACTGTGTTCAGTAAAAAATGGGTGAAAGGAAAACTATACAAATGGGTGACTGGTCCCATACCTTTGACTCCGGGGACCAAATTGGTATTCAGAAAGAAACACTGA
- the LOC128677502 gene encoding uncharacterized protein LOC128677502 — translation MKFLAISCLLAFSARVNADDLGLGGLGAGLVYAPKHASVDYYAYPRYAFEYAVKDPHTGDNKAQWEKRDGDVVKGAYSLVEPDGSLRVVEYYADDKSGFNAVVKRLGPNLHPVAPVVAPIYKAPIPVLSSGAIAPISVGPISKYGGLANAPLITGPGIYKGGVSTASIINHGASVAPILPAPIAPIVKAPILSAPILPAPIYKTPIAPILSAPIYKENILPVPIYKEPVLPAPIYKEPILPGPVLSNPYLGGPVYKSAPILNAPGPIISPLLGYNSLGLGGLDKGSILSSAALYNDLGLVGKGPLVPALGPWDLGLGYKQ, via the exons ATGAAATTCCTCGCG ATCTCGTGTCTCCTTGCCTTCTCGGCACGTGTTAATGCTGATGACTTGGGTTTGGGAGGTCTGGGCGCAGGCCTCGTTTACGCCCCAAAACACGCTTCAGTAGATTATTAT gcgTATCCACGATATGCCTTTGAATACGCAGTGAAAGACCCCCACACAGGAGATAATAAAGCGCAATGGGAAAAACGGGACGGAGACGTCGTTAAAG GTGCATATTCATTGGTGGAACCGGACGGCAGCCTGCGCGTGGTAGAATACTATGCCGACGACAAATCAGGTTTCAACGCGGTGGTCAAACGCCTCGGGCCAAACTTGCACCCGGTGGCCCCAGTCGTGGCCCCTATATACAAGGCCCCGATCCCTGTGCTGAGTAGCGGGGCTATAGCTCCCATCTCTGTAGGCCCCATCTCGAAATACGGTGGACTAGCAAATGCCCCACTTATAACTGGACCTGGGATATACAAAGGAGGAGTTTCAACCGCATCGATCATCAATCACGGGGCTTCAGTAGCACCTATCCTACCAGCGCCGATCGCGCCAATCGTCAAAGCACCTATATTATCAGCGCCTATATTACCAGCCCCCATCTATAAAACCCCTATTGCCCCAATCTTGTCAGCTCCGAtctacaaagaaaatatattgccAGTGCCAATCTACAAAGAACCTGTATTGCCAGCTCCAATCTACAAAGAACCGATACTGCCAGGCCCAGTTCTATCAAACCCATATTTAGGAGGACCGGTCTACAAATCAGCCCCAATATTGAACGCTCCAGGACCCATAATTTCGCCACTCCTAGGATATAATTCTCTCGGTCTGGGAGGTTTGGACAAAGGCTCAATATTGTCATCTGCTGCCCTGTATAATGACCTTGGACTGGTTGGCAAAGGTCCTCTTGTACCAGCGTTGGGACCTTGGGACTTGGGACTGGGGTACAAGCAATGA
- the LOC128677503 gene encoding cuticle protein 7-like, producing the protein MNTHLAISCVLAALAVATANPPLALSYAPISTIERIPDPSYKFNYAVNDPVTGDNKGQWETRQGDVVQGAYSLVEPDGNIRVVEYTADPLRGFNAVVKRTGPNIHSVALPAIKPITPIITDVRPVVHAPLIEAVAPIAPIAPIAPIVHAPIVEPLIQTAPIIDHIPTLDYLPWLPLPASPWLSISGSKYGHKGNIVRRWAVGPIDMQGKTLTVKTKH; encoded by the exons ATGAACACACATTTGGCg ATATCGTGCGTTTTGGCTGCGCTTGCGGTGGCAACAGCGAATCCACCTCTAGCATTATCCTACGCCCCCATCTCTACTATTGAGAGAATT CCAGACCCAAGCTACAAGTTCAACTACGCAGTAAACGACCCAGTGACCGGCGACAACAAAGGCCAATGGGAGACGAGACAAGGCGACGTAGTGCAAGGCGCTTATTCTCTGGTCGAGCCTGACGGCAATATCAGAGTCGTGGAGTACACGGCCGACCCTCTGAGGGGATTCAACGCAGTCGTCAAGAGGACCGGACCTAACATACATTCTGTCGCGTTGCCCGCTATCAAACCAATCACTCCGATTATTACAGATGTCAGACCTGTAGTACACGCGCCGCTCATAGAAGCAGTCGCCCCGATAGCGCCCATCGCTCCAATCGCCCCAATCGTCCACGCACCAATAGTCGAGCCCCTAATCCAAACGGCACCGATAATTGATCACATCCCAACACTGGACTATCTCCCCTGGTTGCCCCTCCCCGCCTCACCCTGGCTCTCCATCTCGGGCAGTAAATATGGACACAAAGGCAATATAGTTCGTCGATGGGCTGTTGGACCCATCGACATGCAGGGAAAAACGCTGActgtcaaaacaaaacattaa